Proteins encoded by one window of Blautia faecicola:
- a CDS encoding DUF3737 family protein, which produces MGDGKEMKEIHQKFLTGERALFQGKDLKIYDTIFDDGESPLKESRNIELYGSMFKWKYPLWYAKDIKAENCTWFEMARAGVWYTDRIEVTNAVIEAPKNFRRCNGLKLTNVTFPNAAETLWSCQNVELDHVDAKGDYFGMNCQDLVLKNFRLVGNYSFDGVKNMEVHNATMLSKDAFWNSENVTVYDSFISGEYLGWNAKNLTLVNCTIESLQGMCYIDNLVMKNCKLINTTLAFEYSSVDAKIHGTIDSVLNPSSGVIRADEIKELTVEKDKVDPSKTKIFVQGKEVEA; this is translated from the coding sequence ATGGGAGATGGAAAAGAAATGAAAGAGATTCATCAGAAGTTCCTGACCGGCGAGCGTGCGCTGTTTCAGGGGAAGGATCTGAAAATTTATGATACTATTTTTGACGACGGAGAGTCTCCGTTAAAAGAGAGCAGAAATATTGAATTATACGGAAGCATGTTCAAGTGGAAATATCCGCTGTGGTATGCGAAAGATATCAAGGCAGAGAACTGTACCTGGTTTGAGATGGCACGCGCGGGTGTGTGGTATACGGACCGGATCGAAGTGACCAACGCAGTGATCGAAGCACCGAAGAATTTCCGCCGGTGTAACGGACTGAAACTGACCAATGTAACTTTCCCGAATGCGGCAGAGACGCTGTGGAGCTGTCAGAATGTGGAACTGGATCATGTGGATGCAAAGGGCGATTATTTCGGTATGAACTGCCAGGATCTGGTGCTGAAAAACTTCCGTCTGGTGGGAAATTATTCCTTTGACGGTGTAAAAAATATGGAAGTACACAACGCAACGATGCTGTCCAAGGATGCATTCTGGAACAGTGAAAATGTAACGGTGTACGATTCCTTTATCTCCGGAGAATATCTGGGATGGAATGCGAAGAATCTGACACTGGTAAACTGTACGATCGAGAGTCTGCAGGGCATGTGTTATATTGACAATCTGGTGATGAAAAACTGTAAGCTGATCAATACGACACTGGCATTTGAATACTCTTCTGTAGATGCCAAGATCCACGGAACCATCGACAGCGTGCTGAATCCGTCGAGCGGTGTGATCCGTGCGGATGAGATCAAAGAACTGACGGTGGAAAAAGATAAGGTAGATCCGTCAAAGACGAAGATTTTTGTACAGGGAAAAGAAGTCGAGGCATAG
- a CDS encoding biotin transporter BioY encodes MNQTQSSTLPRSKTYEITITALMTAVTCILAPMSIPIGPVPISFTNLAIYLSLYLLGWKRGTISYLIYLLIGLVGLPVFSGFTGGPAKLAGPTGGYIIGFIVMAIIAGLVIDNCRKPWLQLIGMIVGTIVCYLFGTIWFCVVAGYTFQAALAVCVIPFIPADLVKMIIAMLIGPMIKKRIR; translated from the coding sequence ATGAACCAGACACAAAGCAGTACGTTACCTCGCAGCAAAACCTATGAAATCACCATAACCGCACTGATGACAGCAGTCACCTGTATTCTTGCTCCAATGTCCATCCCCATCGGACCGGTTCCGATTTCCTTTACTAACCTGGCAATCTATCTGTCCCTGTATCTTCTCGGATGGAAAAGAGGAACCATCAGTTATCTGATCTATCTTCTGATCGGACTCGTTGGGCTCCCGGTATTTTCCGGCTTCACTGGCGGTCCGGCAAAACTGGCAGGGCCTACAGGCGGATATATCATCGGATTTATCGTAATGGCAATTATTGCCGGACTGGTCATCGACAACTGCCGCAAACCATGGCTTCAGCTTATCGGTATGATCGTCGGAACCATCGTATGTTACCTTTTCGGAACCATATGGTTCTGCGTGGTCGCAGGTTATACTTTCCAGGCAGCCCTCGCAGTCTGCGTCATCCCGTTTATTCCGGCCGACCTGGTAAAAATGATTATCGCGATGCTCATCGGACCGATGATAAAGAAAAGAATACGGTAA
- a CDS encoding phosphoribosylanthranilate isomerase codes for MSRIKICGLRRPEDIAAVNEARPDYCGFIVEYPKSRRSIDRATLRELVRGLREEIVPVGVFVNAPKELVAELLEEGTIQIAQLHGQEPKEYIQELKVLTEKPLIQAFSIKSKEDVERARESVADYILLDQGSGGTGKVFDWSLVGEVGRPYFLAGGLDVENLREAIGLLHPWAVDLSSSLEIDGIKNAGRICQAVEIVRMEETKDVKR; via the coding sequence ATGAGCAGAATAAAAATATGCGGTCTGCGGCGGCCGGAGGATATCGCGGCGGTTAATGAGGCAAGGCCGGATTATTGTGGATTTATTGTGGAATATCCCAAAAGCAGACGGAGTATCGACCGGGCAACATTACGGGAACTGGTACGGGGACTGCGGGAGGAAATTGTTCCGGTAGGTGTATTTGTCAATGCACCGAAAGAGCTGGTGGCAGAGCTTCTCGAGGAGGGAACGATACAGATAGCACAGCTTCACGGACAGGAACCGAAGGAATATATACAGGAATTAAAGGTACTGACAGAAAAACCGCTGATTCAGGCATTTTCCATAAAGTCGAAGGAAGATGTGGAGCGGGCCCGGGAGAGTGTGGCGGATTATATTTTACTGGATCAGGGAAGCGGCGGAACGGGAAAAGTGTTTGACTGGTCTCTGGTGGGTGAAGTCGGACGACCGTATTTTCTGGCCGGAGGTCTCGATGTGGAAAATCTGCGGGAAGCGATCGGGCTGCTTCATCCATGGGCGGTGGATCTGAGCAGCAGTCTGGAGATTGATGGAATAAAAAATGCCGGACGGATCTGTCAGGCAGTGGAAATAGTAAGAATGGAGGAAACAAAAGATGTCAAAAGGTAG
- a CDS encoding AEC family transporter — protein sequence MNTFWILMEQIELFIVYLVIGMIMVRTGVLSDKGLDWIARVVMKLSLPTMIFVNVVSQVDRVALVKSLSIIGLAVTASILLFGLGVALTKLFHVEGDRSQIYRAMTMFGNVGFMGIPIITSIFPERGMLYVSVFTIVDQLAMWTVGVKLTSPSGKGKFDPKKLINPATVAIALAVLFVLTGLKLLGVFQTGFQNIGATATPLAMIYLGGVFACMDIRKYVKQIELYGIVICKMLIFPVLFYFVLGFIPVSEEIRMTMSLITAMPTMSSVVMLANSSGSDGEYSLGGVMLTTLCGIVTLPVVCRGLLWIAGS from the coding sequence ATGAATACATTTTGGATTTTAATGGAACAGATCGAGCTGTTTATCGTCTATCTTGTCATCGGTATGATAATGGTGCGGACCGGTGTGCTGAGTGATAAGGGACTCGACTGGATCGCCCGAGTCGTGATGAAACTTTCGCTGCCGACGATGATCTTTGTCAATGTAGTCAGCCAGGTAGACCGGGTGGCACTGGTAAAATCGCTGTCTATCATCGGACTGGCGGTGACAGCCTCGATTCTCTTATTTGGACTGGGCGTTGCGTTGACAAAACTGTTTCATGTAGAAGGTGACCGGTCGCAGATCTACCGGGCGATGACGATGTTTGGCAATGTGGGATTTATGGGAATCCCGATCATTACCAGCATTTTCCCGGAACGGGGCATGCTGTATGTATCCGTATTTACCATCGTGGATCAGCTGGCGATGTGGACGGTAGGAGTGAAACTGACCTCCCCGAGTGGAAAAGGAAAGTTTGATCCGAAAAAGCTGATCAATCCGGCGACAGTTGCCATCGCGCTGGCAGTCCTTTTCGTACTGACCGGGCTGAAACTTCTGGGTGTCTTCCAGACGGGATTCCAGAATATCGGGGCGACGGCGACACCGCTTGCGATGATCTATCTTGGCGGAGTGTTTGCCTGTATGGATATCCGAAAATATGTAAAACAGATCGAATTATATGGAATTGTCATCTGTAAAATGCTGATTTTTCCGGTACTGTTTTACTTTGTCCTGGGCTTCATCCCGGTATCGGAAGAAATCCGTATGACCATGTCCCTGATCACCGCGATGCCGACCATGTCCTCCGTAGTCATGCTCGCTAATTCCTCCGGTTCTGACGGAGAATATTCACTGGGAGGGGTGATGCTGACCACCCTTTGCGGGATCGTGACACTGCCGGTTGTGTGCAGAGGGCTTTTGTGGATTGCAGGAAGCTGA
- a CDS encoding sugar kinase codes for MKKTLLFGEPMALLLADTPGALEGVEHFTRRMSGAEVNVAIGLTRLGFPAEYLTRLGDDPFGHYIEQALKDNGIGTNLLTYDPVYRTGIQLKEYVEDGHDPAAPYYRKGSAASHLSIREIDALDLGEIGLVHVTGIPPALSKEAREATYRLMERARKAQIPVTFDPNLRPALWENDEMMRKVLNDLANYADVVLPGIGECEILAGTTDKEKAADFYHQKGAALVVIKDGKNGAYVSEKKENGEITRDMIPGYPVKKVVDTVGAGDGFAVGVLSGLLKGLPVSECAKRGNAIGSIQVQHRGDNEGLPTEEILQTYMVGKIQK; via the coding sequence ATGAAAAAAACATTATTATTTGGAGAACCGATGGCTCTGTTACTGGCAGACACACCTGGTGCGTTGGAGGGCGTGGAGCATTTTACAAGAAGAATGTCCGGGGCGGAGGTCAATGTGGCGATCGGGCTTACCCGGCTTGGTTTTCCGGCAGAATATCTGACACGGCTTGGGGATGATCCGTTTGGGCATTATATTGAACAGGCGTTAAAAGACAATGGGATCGGAACGAATCTTCTGACGTATGATCCGGTTTATCGAACCGGGATTCAACTGAAAGAATATGTGGAAGACGGACATGATCCGGCGGCACCGTATTATCGAAAAGGATCGGCGGCATCGCATCTGTCTATAAGAGAAATCGATGCGCTGGATCTTGGTGAGATCGGGCTGGTGCATGTGACGGGGATCCCGCCGGCGCTTTCAAAAGAAGCGAGAGAGGCGACGTATCGCCTGATGGAGCGGGCGCGTAAGGCGCAGATTCCGGTGACTTTTGATCCGAATCTCCGTCCGGCACTGTGGGAAAATGATGAGATGATGAGAAAGGTTCTGAACGATCTGGCAAATTACGCAGATGTGGTACTGCCGGGAATCGGGGAATGTGAGATCCTTGCGGGTACAACAGATAAGGAAAAAGCGGCTGATTTTTATCATCAGAAAGGTGCGGCTCTTGTTGTAATCAAAGATGGAAAAAATGGTGCTTATGTATCCGAAAAGAAAGAAAACGGGGAGATCACCCGGGATATGATCCCGGGGTATCCGGTAAAAAAAGTGGTGGATACCGTAGGCGCGGGAGACGGATTTGCCGTCGGTGTACTGAGCGGACTGCTGAAAGGTCTTCCGGTGAGCGAATGTGCGAAACGGGGCAATGCGATCGGCTCGATCCAGGTACAGCACCGTGGCGATAACGAAGGGCTGCCGACAGAAGAAATCCTGCAAACATATATGGTAGGAAAAATACAGAAATAA
- the trpC gene encoding indole-3-glycerol phosphate synthase TrpC — translation MNILEEIAGKTRERIDQEKGKVSVAELKERIRDREQNPAILPTLSFYQALKKEGMSYICEVKKASPSKGLIAPDFPYVEIAKEYEAAGASAISCLTEPFYFQGSDRYLEEITAAVNIPVLRKDFTVDEYMIYQAKAFGASAVLLICAILDDVQLREYRQLAESLGLDALVEAHDEREVERALEAGAKIVGVNNRDLRTFRVDMNNSIRLRNLAPEEVVFVSESGIRTSADINLLYDNRVDAVLIGETLMRSPDKKAMLETLNGKPLSR, via the coding sequence ATGAATATATTAGAAGAAATTGCAGGAAAGACAAGAGAGCGGATTGACCAGGAAAAAGGTAAGGTATCTGTTGCAGAATTAAAGGAAAGGATCCGGGACCGGGAACAGAATCCGGCGATTCTTCCGACACTGTCTTTTTATCAGGCATTGAAAAAAGAAGGGATGTCCTATATCTGTGAGGTGAAGAAAGCATCTCCGTCAAAAGGACTGATCGCACCGGATTTTCCGTATGTGGAGATCGCGAAGGAATATGAGGCAGCAGGAGCATCGGCGATTTCCTGTCTGACAGAACCGTTTTATTTTCAGGGATCCGACCGGTATCTGGAAGAGATCACAGCGGCAGTGAATATTCCGGTACTCCGGAAAGATTTTACAGTAGATGAGTATATGATCTATCAGGCGAAAGCCTTTGGGGCATCAGCAGTACTTCTGATCTGTGCGATCCTTGATGATGTACAGCTGAGAGAGTACCGGCAGCTGGCAGAAAGTCTGGGGCTGGATGCGCTGGTGGAAGCACATGATGAGCGGGAAGTAGAGCGGGCATTGGAAGCCGGAGCGAAGATCGTAGGAGTCAATAACCGGGATCTTCGGACATTCCGGGTGGATATGAATAACAGCATCCGGCTGCGGAATCTGGCACCGGAGGAAGTGGTCTTTGTATCAGAAAGCGGAATCAGGACGAGTGCAGATATCAACCTGTTATATGATAACCGGGTGGATGCCGTGCTGATCGGAGAAACGCTGATGCGAAGCCCGGATAAAAAGGCGATGCTTGAGACGCTGAACGGAAAACCACTTTCCCGGTAA
- the mgtE gene encoding magnesium transporter, with amino-acid sequence MNKDIFVKLLQERRYKSVKDVLDVMNAVDIASLLGEFDDKELALAFRLIPKEKAADVFANMESSLQSVLVEVLSEKELKEILDDLYMDDTVDLLEELPANLVTRILDASGPKERETINKLLNYPEDSAGSIMTTEYVDLKPHLTVGQALAHIKETGIHKETIYTCYVIQQRKLLGIVSAKDLLTTDDDVLIEDIMETEIISVSTLTDKEEVAHQLRKYDLLALPVLDNDGLLVGIVTFDDAMDVMVEEATEDITKMAAVSPSEKTYFEVSAWEHAKRRIPWLLVLMFSSIITGSIITRYENAFAAIPLLVSFIPMLMDTGGNCGSQSSTLIIRGIALNQVTFHDFFRVIWKEFRVSLIVGVVLAVANGLRIYLTYQQAGMAIVIALSLVATVISAKLLGCILPMFAKKIGLDPALMASPLITTIVDASSIMIYFFIATKVFRL; translated from the coding sequence ATGAACAAAGATATTTTTGTAAAACTGCTCCAGGAACGCCGTTACAAATCGGTAAAAGACGTTCTGGACGTAATGAACGCAGTGGACATTGCCTCACTGCTTGGAGAATTTGATGATAAAGAACTGGCTCTCGCCTTCCGTCTGATTCCCAAAGAAAAGGCGGCAGACGTATTTGCCAACATGGAAAGTTCCCTGCAGTCTGTCCTGGTAGAAGTCCTCTCAGAAAAAGAACTGAAAGAAATCCTGGACGATCTGTACATGGATGACACCGTGGATCTGTTAGAAGAACTTCCAGCCAATCTGGTTACCCGGATTCTTGATGCCAGCGGCCCGAAGGAACGGGAAACCATCAACAAACTGTTAAATTATCCGGAGGACAGTGCCGGAAGTATCATGACAACCGAATACGTGGATCTGAAACCGCATCTGACGGTAGGTCAGGCACTCGCACATATCAAGGAAACCGGTATTCACAAAGAAACCATCTATACCTGTTATGTGATCCAGCAGCGGAAACTGCTTGGCATCGTTTCTGCAAAAGATCTGCTGACTACGGATGATGATGTCCTGATTGAAGATATCATGGAGACAGAAATCATCTCTGTGTCTACCCTGACCGACAAAGAGGAGGTGGCTCACCAGCTTCGCAAATACGATCTGCTGGCACTTCCGGTTCTTGACAATGACGGTCTGCTAGTCGGCATCGTAACATTCGATGACGCCATGGATGTCATGGTCGAAGAGGCAACCGAGGATATCACCAAGATGGCGGCCGTATCTCCCAGTGAAAAAACTTACTTTGAAGTATCCGCCTGGGAACACGCAAAACGCAGAATCCCATGGCTTCTGGTACTGATGTTTTCTTCTATCATCACCGGAAGTATTATCACCCGTTATGAAAACGCTTTCGCGGCAATCCCTCTTCTGGTATCCTTCATCCCGATGCTGATGGACACCGGCGGAAACTGTGGTTCTCAGAGTTCCACCCTGATCATCCGCGGAATCGCCCTGAACCAGGTAACCTTCCATGACTTTTTCCGTGTCATCTGGAAAGAATTCCGTGTTTCCCTGATCGTGGGTGTTGTCCTCGCTGTCGCCAACGGACTGCGGATCTATCTGACCTATCAGCAGGCAGGTATGGCAATCGTCATCGCCCTGTCCCTGGTCGCAACCGTTATTTCCGCCAAACTGCTCGGCTGCATCCTCCCGATGTTCGCCAAAAAAATCGGTCTGGACCCGGCACTGATGGCATCTCCGCTGATCACTACCATCGTCGATGCGAGTTCCATTATGATTTACTTCTTTATCGCAACGAAAGTATTTCGCCTGTAG
- a CDS encoding Hpt domain-containing protein, with translation MQKGITSMNINECYQAMGADYEEVFGRLRSERLITKFVLKFPGDPSFSQLQSTLEEKNVEEAFRAAHTLKGVAQNLGFTPLYEATATLTEVLRAGNLPEDDNMMNAVAKEYERTVAAIEQLNA, from the coding sequence ATGCAGAAAGGAATTACAAGTATGAATATTAATGAATGTTATCAGGCTATGGGAGCTGATTATGAGGAAGTCTTCGGACGCCTTCGCAGCGAAAGACTGATCACCAAATTCGTCCTGAAATTTCCTGGTGACCCCAGCTTTTCCCAGCTCCAGAGCACTCTGGAAGAAAAAAATGTAGAAGAAGCGTTCCGTGCCGCCCACACCTTAAAAGGCGTCGCACAGAACCTTGGATTCACCCCGCTCTATGAAGCCACCGCCACTCTCACCGAAGTTCTCCGCGCAGGCAACCTGCCGGAAGATGACAATATGATGAACGCGGTTGCGAAAGAATATGAGAGAACGGTTGCTGCGATTGAACAATTGAATGCGTAA
- the trpA gene encoding tryptophan synthase subunit alpha, protein MNKRITESFTKGKAFIPFITCGDPSLEVTEQLVYAMEEAGADLIELGIPFSDPTAEGPVIQAANIRALSGGVTTDKVFAMVEKIRKNSSIPMVFMTYANVVFSYGTERFVKKAAEVGMDGLILPDVPFEEKEEFDGVCKEYGLDLISLIAPTSHERISMIAKEAQGFVYCVSSLGVTGMRSQITTDIGAMVDLVKKAKDIPCAVGFGISNPEQAKKMAGQSDGVIVGSAIVKLCGQYGVECIPYVKEYVKAMKDAVREA, encoded by the coding sequence ATGAATAAGAGAATTACAGAGAGTTTTACAAAAGGGAAAGCATTTATTCCGTTTATTACCTGCGGGGATCCGTCACTGGAGGTGACAGAGCAGCTTGTATATGCCATGGAGGAAGCAGGGGCAGATCTGATCGAACTGGGAATCCCGTTTTCTGACCCGACCGCAGAGGGTCCGGTGATTCAGGCGGCAAATATCCGTGCGCTGTCCGGTGGCGTTACGACGGACAAGGTGTTTGCGATGGTTGAGAAGATTCGGAAGAATTCGAGTATTCCGATGGTGTTTATGACATATGCAAATGTAGTGTTTTCTTATGGAACAGAGCGTTTTGTGAAAAAGGCAGCAGAAGTTGGCATGGACGGACTGATCTTACCGGATGTACCGTTTGAAGAAAAAGAGGAGTTTGACGGAGTCTGCAAGGAGTACGGACTGGATCTGATTTCTCTGATCGCACCGACTTCGCATGAGAGAATCTCCATGATCGCGAAGGAAGCGCAGGGATTTGTGTACTGTGTTTCTTCTCTGGGGGTTACGGGTATGCGCTCTCAGATCACGACGGATATCGGAGCAATGGTGGATCTGGTGAAGAAGGCGAAGGATATTCCCTGTGCGGTTGGGTTTGGTATCTCGAATCCGGAGCAGGCGAAGAAGATGGCCGGGCAGTCGGATGGGGTAATTGTCGGATCGGCGATCGTGAAGCTTTGCGGACAGTATGGGGTGGAGTGTATTCCTTATGTGAAGGAGTATGTGAAAGCTATGAAGGATGCTGTCAGGGAGGCTTAG
- a CDS encoding bifunctional 4-hydroxy-2-oxoglutarate aldolase/2-dehydro-3-deoxy-phosphogluconate aldolase produces the protein MTAAEKIKEMGIVPVVVLEDAMDAKPLAKALCEGGLPCAEVTFRTAAAKESIRIMLEEYPEMFVGAGTVLMTRQVDEAIEAGAKFIVSPGLDPEIVDYCIEKQIPVFPGCVTASELAQAVKRGLEVVKFFPAETSGGLAAIKALAAPYVGMKFMPTGGINLKNVRSYLESDVILACGGSWMVKKDLIQSGQFDAIRQMTADAVALVREVRGSQEK, from the coding sequence ATGACAGCAGCAGAAAAAATAAAAGAAATGGGGATCGTACCGGTCGTGGTACTGGAGGATGCGATGGATGCAAAACCGCTGGCGAAAGCTCTTTGCGAGGGCGGGCTTCCGTGCGCGGAGGTGACATTCCGAACGGCGGCAGCGAAGGAATCCATTCGTATCATGCTGGAGGAATATCCGGAGATGTTCGTGGGTGCGGGAACTGTTCTGATGACAAGACAGGTAGACGAAGCCATCGAAGCAGGAGCAAAATTTATCGTAAGCCCGGGATTGGATCCGGAGATCGTGGATTACTGTATCGAAAAACAGATCCCGGTATTTCCTGGCTGCGTGACGGCATCGGAGCTGGCGCAGGCGGTAAAACGGGGACTGGAAGTGGTCAAATTCTTCCCGGCAGAGACTTCCGGCGGGCTGGCAGCGATCAAAGCACTGGCAGCTCCATATGTGGGAATGAAATTTATGCCGACCGGTGGTATCAATCTGAAAAATGTCCGTTCTTATCTGGAAAGTGATGTGATTCTTGCCTGTGGCGGCAGCTGGATGGTGAAAAAAGACCTGATCCAGAGCGGGCAGTTTGATGCGATCCGCCAGATGACAGCGGATGCGGTGGCACTGGTCAGAGAAGTACGAGGCAGTCAGGAGAAATAA
- the trpB gene encoding tryptophan synthase subunit beta — MSKGRFGVHGGQYIPETLMNAVLELEEAYNHYKNDPEFNRELAELLNEYAGRPSRLYYAAHMTEDLGGAKVYLKREDLNHTGAHKINNVLGQVLLAKKMGKTRVIAETGAGQHGVATATAAAMMGMECEVFMGKEDTERQALNVYRMRLLGAKVHAVTSGTATLKDAVSETMREWTNRIADTHYVLGSAMGPHPFPTIVRDFQAVISKEIKEQILEKEGRLPDAVLACVGGGSNAIGTFYNFIEDDGVRLIGCEAAGRGINTAETAATIATGKLGIFHGMKSYFCQDEYGQIAPVYSISAGLDYPGVGPEHAHLYDTGRAEYVPVTDDEAVDAFEYLSKVEGIIPAIESAHAVAYAKKLVPTMGKDQIVVITISGRGDKDCAAIARYRGEDIHE; from the coding sequence ATGTCAAAAGGTAGATTTGGAGTACATGGCGGACAGTATATTCCGGAGACGCTGATGAATGCGGTTCTGGAACTGGAGGAAGCCTACAATCATTATAAAAATGACCCGGAGTTCAACCGGGAACTGGCGGAGCTTCTGAATGAATATGCGGGAAGACCGTCCAGGCTGTACTATGCGGCTCATATGACAGAGGATCTCGGCGGGGCAAAAGTGTATCTGAAGAGAGAAGATCTGAACCATACCGGTGCACATAAGATTAATAACGTGCTGGGGCAGGTACTGCTGGCAAAGAAAATGGGAAAAACCCGTGTGATCGCAGAGACAGGAGCCGGTCAGCATGGGGTGGCGACAGCTACCGCAGCTGCCATGATGGGTATGGAATGTGAAGTATTTATGGGAAAAGAGGATACGGAGCGTCAGGCGCTGAACGTGTATCGGATGCGCCTTCTGGGAGCAAAAGTTCATGCGGTTACTTCCGGAACTGCCACGTTAAAAGATGCGGTTTCCGAGACCATGAGAGAGTGGACCAACCGGATCGCGGACACGCATTATGTACTGGGTTCTGCGATGGGACCGCATCCGTTCCCGACGATTGTCAGAGATTTTCAGGCGGTAATCTCCAAGGAGATCAAGGAGCAGATCCTGGAGAAAGAGGGACGGCTTCCGGATGCTGTTCTGGCGTGTGTCGGCGGCGGATCGAATGCGATCGGAACCTTTTATAATTTTATCGAAGATGACGGTGTACGTCTGATCGGCTGTGAGGCAGCAGGACGGGGTATCAATACGGCAGAAACTGCAGCAACGATCGCTACCGGAAAGCTGGGTATCTTCCATGGAATGAAATCTTATTTCTGCCAGGATGAATATGGTCAGATCGCACCGGTATATTCGATCTCAGCCGGACTGGATTATCCGGGTGTGGGACCGGAGCATGCCCATCTGTATGACACCGGACGTGCGGAATATGTGCCGGTCACGGATGATGAGGCAGTAGATGCCTTTGAATATTTGTCTAAGGTGGAAGGTATTATCCCGGCGATCGAGAGTGCCCATGCAGTTGCATATGCGAAGAAGCTGGTGCCGACGATGGGAAAGGATCAGATTGTAGTAATTACCATCTCCGGAAGGGGAGATAAAGACTGTGCAGCGATTGCCCGCTACAGAGGGGAGGATATCCATGAATAA
- a CDS encoding DUF6783 domain-containing protein translates to MRVPVCGRFYPNEGGVAGYGNRMRVKYTAKWGLQIAEMIFQTRSKPP, encoded by the coding sequence CTGCGAGTCCCAGTTTGTGGGAGATTTTATCCGAATGAGGGCGGCGTAGCGGGCTACGGCAACCGAATGAGGGTAAAATATACCGCAAAGTGGGGCTTGCAGATTGCGGAAATGATTTTTCAGACACGCTCTAAGCCTCCCTGA
- the bioB gene encoding biotin synthase BioB, with protein sequence MKGYVMNSEFYEKEVPVLSREDAIAILNTPDEELDTLIDRAKSLRYRYKGDRVSIHILTNARSGNCSQDCAYCAQSCRSTADIDKYKWVDEDKLYQDNDFVNEYHLSRHCIGLSGMKFTDKEIEELARRIRRMKEHGTHLCCSIGFLTEKQARMLKEAGLDRINHNLNSSRSYYHNICSTHTFEQRVQNIRMLQGIGFEICSGGIIGMGESKEDVVDMLLELREIQPEALPINFLLPIKGTPLGDADISGLTTEYCMKVLCLARLLVPKADIRCAAGREVYFKGEEKKLLSVVDSIFASGYLTEGGQGIEDTLKTITDAGFIYEIESA encoded by the coding sequence ATGAAAGGATATGTTATGAATTCCGAATTTTATGAAAAAGAGGTACCTGTTCTTTCCAGGGAGGATGCGATCGCTATTTTGAACACGCCGGATGAGGAGCTGGATACGCTGATCGATCGCGCGAAGAGTTTGCGATATCGATATAAGGGGGATCGTGTAAGTATTCATATTCTTACCAACGCTCGCAGCGGCAACTGTTCGCAGGATTGTGCTTATTGTGCACAGTCATGTCGTTCTACCGCAGATATTGATAAGTATAAATGGGTAGATGAAGATAAGCTGTATCAGGATAATGATTTTGTAAATGAGTATCATTTATCCAGACATTGTATTGGTCTGAGTGGGATGAAGTTTACAGATAAAGAGATCGAGGAACTTGCCCGCCGGATCAGGAGGATGAAAGAACATGGAACGCATCTTTGCTGTTCTATCGGGTTTCTGACAGAAAAGCAGGCAAGAATGCTCAAAGAAGCCGGTCTGGATCGGATCAATCACAATCTGAACAGCAGCCGGTCTTATTATCATAATATCTGCAGCACACACACGTTTGAGCAACGTGTACAGAATATCCGCATGCTTCAGGGAATCGGATTTGAGATCTGCAGTGGCGGGATCATTGGAATGGGCGAAAGTAAAGAGGATGTCGTTGATATGCTTCTTGAACTGCGGGAGATTCAGCCGGAGGCTCTGCCGATCAATTTCCTTCTGCCGATCAAAGGAACTCCGCTTGGAGATGCTGATATCTCCGGGCTGACAACCGAATACTGCATGAAAGTTCTCTGTCTTGCAAGACTTCTGGTGCCGAAAGCAGATATTCGCTGCGCGGCCGGAAGAGAAGTCTATTTTAAAGGGGAAGAAAAGAAACTGCTCAGTGTGGTTGACTCAATCTTTGCCTCAGGTTACCTGACAGAAGGCGGTCAGGGAATTGAAGATACCCTCAAAACGATCACGGATGCCGGATTTATTTATGAGATTGAATCCGCATAA